TTTTGCTGGTCAGCTGGAAACGAAAGTCATAGTCTGTGTGATAGATATAGACTCACCATACAAGGCTCTCATAGGGAGACCATGGATACACGGAATAAAAGGGATTGCATCTACATATCATCAAGCAATACGATTTCCCATGCCAAGCGCGATTGGAGAAATATGAGGAGATCTCCTTGACGCGCAAGATTGCATCAAAAAAGATGTCCATAACTATGaggagaaacaaaaaaataaaattgagcaAAGGAAGAAGGCGTGCGAAGAAAAAAAAGCGGAGCAACTGATGGTATTAACAATCGGGATATGTGAAGAGTTGGACGCAACACGGAGGGACATAGGCGAGGAGGAAAAAATTACGAATGGTGGTGAGAAAGAGCGCGAGATATCTccagaaaataaaggaaaaacaaagtAGAAGGTCAAATAAAGGAAAAACGGCTGAAGAAAGCGAGACGTCAAGAAGTGAGAAAGAAACCCCTATCATAAAAGAAAAACGAGCCCCGCGAGGAGGAAAAAAGACAAACACTTTAAAGCATAGAAGGGAATTGAAACAAAAGGTTGATGAGAGCGTTGAGTTTCATGATTCTATAGGTAAAGGGAAACTGgcttacgaagaagaagaaatggagcgATTGAAGGAGGAACTCTACCAAGAAAGACGGAAAAGGGAAGACTTAGTGAAGGAGCGCATAAGGTTGGAAAGACAAAATGAGAAGCTTATAATCAAGAACGACCATTTAAAAAGGAAGCAGGAGGGGAGTAGTGCACACAAAGGAGAATATGTTCCGAAAAGGGTATCTGAAGGATATCGCGACTACCGACGAGATAACAAGGGGCGAGGGTAACAAAACGAACGAGAAGACTTAAAGAAAGCCATAGAGGATAGAAGGAGGGAATTCATAGAAAGAGAGTATTTAATGTATCAATCGATGGTGGCCGACAGGAGAGGAAACAATAACCAAATAATAGAAAGGAAACCGGGCTGCAACCCAAGCTAGTGAACAAATGCGCAAGAAGCAAAGCATGCAAACCAGAAATAGCAGCACTGTTTTCATTAAgacaaagagaaaatgaaaatctGCGACGTCTAGTAGCAAGATGGGACGCGATCTGCAAAGAACTAAAAGGAAGGATTTCGGAGGAAGATTTAGTGCGATCATTTATCTATGCGTTGTCAACTAGGCATCCATTGTTCACGATGTTATTTAAGATCAGAAACGAAGTAAAGATGAAGGAATTGAAAAGATATCAGTCTGAGCACATTCACATGGAAGAAGAACACTGATAATAGAGGAAGAGTGATAGGAGCCAGATGAATGTACTTAATTCAATCTATCAATTAATAATGTATCAAATTTCAAGAGAATATCAATGAAATTTTTACGAATTTTGATAAATCGTATCACGAATATGAATTTCACAAGAGCAAGGTAAGACTTCACATTAGGAGGCAAAAAGATTTATAAAATAAACAGTTTCTAGgaaaacttaaaaccttcgcctaggaaggctgagaatccacgacatgcaccctagttcgcataaaaatgcaagaggcaagacctaacgcatgtAGTGAACAACTCTCAGAGAGATAAGCTAGGGtaaatgataagacctatccgctgagggttcttttttatgatggccttcagtaaggggtgcagaaatatgaccaaggcgccgacgtattccgTTGAGCTACGGGTGCCtaggacgtctggagcgttaccaGCCATGTCCGTATGGAAAGTCTTTGATAtgatgcactcgatcccaaagaaacctcacttagggtgtggcTTCGTAACCCCAAGCCATATCGGCGAAggtgataagaagtcacgaaaacaactgaatgtcgtaataactggatggaaggagaccaacatgcatgttagggttaacctccttgaaggggaaatcagggggaatataaagggatggcaccctccagattagggagttGTGCGACCaaaaaaagacggcaatgtcattgGGCTAATGTTCATGGGAATAGCTAGGCCTATCGTATTGTCGCGGAGAAAGATAAAATAAATGTTAAGACGAGGTAGATGGattattattcgcaagggtaaTAAGCTCCTGATACTTCGTCAAATTTAAATCCTTCAAAAAGGATGAGGCagaataagaccttaattaggaggcacgCTAAGACCTTTTATAAGTAACATGTAACAATCATAAAAAGAACTAAAACTGGCGAGATAACTCTGGGAAGGTAAAGGTAATAAGGTAGCGAAGGTAAGGATGTCAGAGGAAAATAATATTTTACATTTTAACATTATCCATGCGAGACTTAACGTTTCACCCCGACGAGAAAAGTGAAGGCAAAGTCTGGAGACAAAGACAAGGGAAAACGAAATAAGAAAGTTGAAGATAGACACGACATGAAAGATGGAAGCGAAATACAAGATAAGAGGCAGCGAGATACTTCGTAAAGGATTTAGCAAGATTGAAGCATATCTGGGAAAGAATTGATTAACTATTTATCCCCCTCAGAAACacacaaaagaataagaggcaagtatatactttaaatTTCATTATTCTTTTGAGTATTCCCTCGGTATGTATATACTTGGAAAACTAAAGATTATGGAAATAAATTTAATCAAAGGTGTTACCCAAAAATTCAAGATGTTTttccccccaagcttgggagcgccaAGAAAGACAAATTGTCTCCAGAATAGTCAAGCATAAAAccaaaatatgaaagaagaaaactaagACTTTTGTTGAGGAAGGACGTTGCCAGTAACTGTTGCCCCAGGGATTTCATCACCCATTCCAGCAAGACCAACACCAGTGTTAGCAGAAGCACCCTTGGACTCTTCCTCTTCAACTTTTGTATTATCAACCTACTGATCCTCACCCTCTTCAGAGAATCTATCCTCTTCGCCCGAGATGACCCTATCATCCTTTGATTGCTAGTCATCGGAGAATACCTGCAGAGGAAAATTAGAATGAGGGATACCTTGCTCGTAACAGTAATTTCCGAAGAGAGAAGTCAGGTAATTCTGAGTATTCTTGCGAGGTGCCTTTGATACCTTCGCAGAAGTCTCAATCATCTCATCCATATCAGCATTCAAATCATCGACCTCAGTGTTGAGGCAAGAAACCTCCGTGCGGAATTCATCCCTTTCTTGGGAAATGCGAAGGACTTGAGTCTTGTGGCGCTCTTCAGATTCTgcaaaagaaagtaaacaaaACTTCATCATAAACTAGAAGTTTGACATAATCAACGATATTTTGCGTTGCACCTAAAGCTACCTTATATCTGCAAGATAGTGGTAGTCAAGGTTTCTTGAATGTCAGTATACAAATGATCCATCCTGGAGATCGTTAGGTCTGACTCTTGAAGCCGGACACGTAGCTCGTGATATACATTGTCCCAGACTTTACCGTGACCAGACTTCGAGGTATCTTTGTCGGATTGAATGACAAGAGCACCCTTGTTTTTGCGAGGTTCGTTATACTTGGCCTGAGAGGAAGATTTGATGGACTTAGGAAGAGATGAGTTATCTAGCCTGAAGGAGTTCCACTTTCCTTTTTAGACAGTAAATCTCTTCGTTTAAACCGGCTAATTTATTACGAGACTTGAGAAGATCAGCCACaaccctaattttattgttgGTCACGCGCTCGTAATCTTCTTCTAGTCTCTTATAGGCAGCCGACGACGAGAAGTGGAGACCCCTCGAGGTAAGGAGGGAATTGTTGACTCGTTGAAGTTCCAGCTTTAGGCGCTCGTTATAATTATGAAGATGGTGATTCATATCCTCATTGCGAGAACAGTCAATGGACAGACGATCCACTTGCGAAAAAATAGTTTTGACCTTCTTATTTAAAATTGTGTTCTCAGACACATAACAGTCATTTTGGGTCACGAGGTTCATGTTCTCGGCACGAAGATCTTCATATGAGGCAGATGCTTCGGAGGAACTCGTTTGGCGTTGCATGCACCGAGCTTGAAGAAAtacgaaataagaaaataacagaaGTAAAGATAAAGGTGAAAACGAATCTGCGAAGTTTGGGAACTTACTTAGAAGCTTCTATATCTTATGGCTTTGCTTGTTGGAGTGCTCCTTCTCCTCTTTGATCTCCTTTTCCAAGGTTTTGATTTGAGCTTCATCCTTCTTGGCTTTCTAGCGGACCAGTCTAATCTCCACGAGGCTGGCCATATGACGATTGACCTCCTAAAAATCAAAGAACCAAAAGTTAGAAATAAGCCCCAGAGCGAGAGGGAGGTGGAATTGAGGAGATACAAGAGATTACCTGGCACATTAAGGAAGAACGTTGATGGAGAGACAAGTTCATAGAGGCGTTCAGCATCACAGAAGGATCATGGGCAAGAAAATCGCTGGATCAAAAGGTCACTAAGGATTCTAAGGCACAGGACTTCAGAGCTGGATCTTCGCGAGCTTTGTCATAGACCTCCTGTAGAAAATTCATGTCAGGGTCGTAAATAAGGTCAGACATAGCCGAGGGAGccatttgtttcttcttctcgccAGCTGAAGGATCCTCATCGGGCTTATCGGGGTGCTCAACTTCAGGGCGAACAGAAGGGTCAACTACTTTGACAGAGGAAATGGTACGATAACGAGGGGGTTGAAGCTTAGAAGGACCAGAGGGATTGGTAAGAATGGAAGTTTTTGGGATTGCATCCAAGGCAGCTAGATCCAAAACCTTTCGTTGCCTTTTGGGATCGCAAGAAGAAGGGGTACCCTTCTGCGAAATAATAATATTAGCACGAAAAATAACTAAAAGGTCGCAAGCAAGGAAACAatgatgaagaaataaaaagacCTGAGAAGAAGGAGGATGCGGAGTAGGGTGGTCACGCTTTTTTCGTCCCTTTGATGACCCCGAAGTAGACTGCTTAATGAGAAGAGT
The nucleotide sequence above comes from Papaver somniferum cultivar HN1 chromosome 8, ASM357369v1, whole genome shotgun sequence. Encoded proteins:
- the LOC113305071 gene encoding stress response protein nst1-like produces the protein MVVRKSARYLQKIKEKQSRRSNKGKTAEESETSRSEKETPIIKEKRAPRGGKKTNTLKHRRELKQKVDESVEFHDSIGKGKLAYEEEEMERLKEELYQERRKREDLVKERIRLERQNEKLIIKNDHLKRKQEGSSAHKGEYVPKRVSEGYRDYRRDNKGRG